One Paenibacillus sp. FSL H7-0737 DNA segment encodes these proteins:
- the csrA gene encoding carbon storage regulator CsrA: MLVLSRKIGESIIIQDQIELTILSVEGDTVRVGISAPKHVDIFRKEIYMSIQEANRESATPVQSDLNALMDRLRRSNNQ, encoded by the coding sequence ATGCTCGTACTTTCTCGTAAAATAGGAGAATCTATCATCATTCAAGATCAAATTGAGCTGACTATCTTAAGTGTAGAAGGAGATACAGTAAGGGTAGGTATTTCTGCCCCTAAGCATGTGGACATTTTTCGTAAAGAAATATATATGTCCATTCAGGAGGCAAACCGGGAATCCGCTACTCCTGTTCAATCTGATTTGAACGCGTTAATGGATCGGTTACGTAGATCGAATAATCAATAA
- a CDS encoding glycosyltransferase, with amino-acid sequence MVKQQIQELIEIGNISDAKRLLSEFEQKSKEVEDIELYTIRASIAVAENNLQEAEGYLLEGLLIDSEYVDLLFNLGYIHKLRHNLVQSNYYFGQALRVASEVELVNIIEDFIEDNRHVSSLTEKPLVSIVVLAYNKLSYTKLCVESILEYTQNVSYELILVNNGSTDETKQYFDSLPFAKPLHLIKNVGPTNGFNEGMRVAVGKYTACVCNDFIFTPRWLENLLLCIESDEKIGYVSPGASMISNMQQINGDYNNLEEMIEFAERYNHSDPRKWEERVRLLPCVLMVRTELLKQIDYFDPRFYYGEFADDDISFRIRRAGYKLVYCKDTFTYHFGSVTVREDQTNNNSLGISRDIFKAKYNLDSWIDTAFNLRLLNEISVKLSSTHASILGINTKCGSNPLQLKNMLKDKGILNTHITNYCIDKKYTKDIRTVSDDFFEGEIDYLHKKLIGMKFDYIVFEYDSDHLNRSPQIIGELSSLLNQSGQLALSLSYPEFDEVIMNKDVVILQNSGLTISYYEVTAKNNSSEVELEIILRKDV; translated from the coding sequence ATGGTGAAACAGCAGATTCAAGAACTTATTGAAATTGGAAATATAAGTGACGCTAAGAGACTCCTATCCGAGTTTGAACAGAAGAGTAAAGAAGTAGAAGATATTGAATTGTATACGATTAGGGCTTCTATAGCTGTAGCAGAAAATAATCTACAAGAAGCTGAAGGTTACTTATTGGAAGGATTGCTTATTGATTCCGAATACGTAGATTTACTTTTTAATCTCGGATATATACACAAGTTACGCCATAACTTAGTCCAATCTAATTATTATTTTGGTCAAGCACTAAGAGTAGCTAGTGAGGTTGAACTAGTTAATATAATTGAAGATTTTATTGAAGATAATAGACATGTAAGTTCGTTAACCGAGAAGCCTCTCGTGAGCATTGTTGTCCTAGCGTATAACAAGTTGAGCTACACAAAATTATGTGTGGAGAGTATATTGGAGTATACGCAAAATGTTAGTTATGAGTTAATTCTTGTAAACAATGGCTCAACAGATGAAACCAAACAATATTTTGATTCATTACCCTTTGCAAAACCTCTTCATCTTATAAAAAACGTTGGACCTACCAATGGATTTAACGAAGGAATGAGAGTAGCAGTTGGCAAATATACAGCTTGTGTTTGTAATGATTTTATTTTTACTCCTCGTTGGTTAGAAAATTTATTATTATGTATAGAGTCAGATGAGAAGATTGGGTATGTATCTCCTGGTGCCAGCATGATAAGTAATATGCAGCAAATTAATGGTGACTATAATAACCTCGAGGAAATGATCGAATTTGCAGAGCGGTACAATCATTCTGATCCACGTAAATGGGAAGAACGAGTAAGGTTACTTCCATGTGTTTTAATGGTGAGAACAGAACTACTTAAACAAATTGATTATTTTGATCCTCGATTTTATTATGGAGAGTTTGCTGATGATGATATTAGTTTTCGTATTCGAAGAGCAGGGTATAAACTAGTCTATTGTAAAGATACGTTCACTTATCACTTTGGCTCAGTTACGGTTCGGGAAGATCAAACTAATAATAATTCATTAGGTATAAGCAGGGATATTTTTAAAGCCAAGTATAACTTGGACTCATGGATAGATACTGCGTTTAATCTCCGTCTTCTTAATGAAATATCGGTTAAATTATCTAGTACTCATGCTTCAATTCTAGGTATAAATACAAAGTGTGGTAGTAATCCATTGCAACTAAAAAACATGTTGAAAGACAAGGGAATACTGAATACTCATATCACTAATTACTGTATTGATAAGAAATATACAAAAGACATCAGAACAGTCTCAGATGATTTTTTTGAAGGAGAAATTGATTATCTTCATAAAAAATTAATAGGAATGAAATTTGATTATATTGTGTTTGAATACGACTCAGATCATCTTAATAGGTCGCCGCAGATTATTGGAGAATTAAGTTCGCTACTTAATCAAAGTGGACAATTAGCATTGAGTCTGAGTTACCCTGAATTTGATGAGGTTATTATGAACAAGGATGTTGTTATACTTCAAAATTCTGGGCTCACGATTTCTTACTATGAAGTCACAGCTAAAAACAATTCCTCTGAGGTGGAGTTGGAGATTATCCTTAGAAAGGATGTTTGA
- the rfbF gene encoding glucose-1-phosphate cytidylyltransferase gives MKAVILAGGLGTRLSEETVLKPKPMVEIGGSPMLWHIMKVYSSYGINEFIICLGYKGYLIKEFFANYYMHTSDVTFDFRTNEMQIHKNNSESWKVTLVDTGEHTLTGGRLKKVQQYVGDEAFCFTYGDGLSDVNILELVDFHKHENHLATVTAVRPPGRFGAFEFHKNEIIGFQEKPMGDGNWINGGFFVLEPEVFDLISGDNTTWEEEPMEKLAKSGELSAFMHEGFWQPMDTLRDKNKLEEMWNTGTAPWKVW, from the coding sequence GTGAAGGCAGTTATTTTGGCCGGTGGGTTAGGCACACGATTGAGTGAAGAGACAGTATTGAAGCCCAAACCAATGGTGGAGATTGGTGGATCTCCGATGCTTTGGCATATTATGAAAGTATATTCAAGCTACGGAATTAATGAATTTATCATATGTCTGGGTTATAAAGGGTATCTAATAAAAGAATTTTTCGCAAATTATTATATGCATACATCGGATGTTACATTCGATTTCAGAACTAATGAAATGCAAATCCATAAAAACAACTCGGAATCTTGGAAAGTAACATTAGTTGATACAGGTGAACACACCTTAACCGGAGGAAGGTTGAAAAAAGTTCAACAATACGTTGGTGATGAAGCTTTCTGTTTTACATATGGAGACGGATTGTCTGACGTAAATATATTAGAACTTGTAGACTTTCATAAGCACGAGAATCATCTTGCAACCGTAACAGCGGTTCGCCCTCCTGGAAGGTTTGGAGCGTTTGAGTTTCATAAAAATGAAATCATTGGATTTCAGGAAAAGCCGATGGGGGATGGAAACTGGATTAACGGTGGATTTTTTGTTCTTGAACCGGAGGTTTTTGACTTAATTAGTGGTGATAATACAACGTGGGAAGAAGAACCAATGGAGAAATTGGCCAAATCAGGAGAACTATCTGCCTTTATGCATGAGGGATTCTGGCAACCAATGGACACTCTTAGGGATAAGAACAAACTAGAAGAAATGTGGAACACTGGAACCGCTCCTTGGAAGGTGTGGTGA
- a CDS encoding flagellar protein FlaG, translating into MNLQFSLTSNKYDNSVNDQRQVSERNIQNQDTRLVNAVKSGEKLSVLEKQGVQIPVGQEQLIRNIDRAVKALEGPSTSLEISVHEKTHAIMVKVINKETGQLIREIPPEKTLDLVAKMMEIAGILVDERV; encoded by the coding sequence ATGAATCTGCAATTTTCCTTGACCAGTAACAAATATGATAATTCTGTTAATGATCAGCGTCAGGTAAGTGAACGTAATATTCAAAACCAGGACACTAGATTAGTAAACGCAGTAAAGAGTGGAGAGAAACTATCTGTTCTGGAGAAGCAGGGGGTTCAGATTCCGGTAGGACAAGAGCAATTGATACGTAATATAGATAGGGCTGTTAAAGCGCTGGAGGGCCCCTCTACATCCTTAGAAATCAGTGTTCATGAAAAAACACATGCTATTATGGTGAAGGTAATTAACAAGGAAACAGGTCAGCTTATACGTGAGATACCTCCAGAAAAAACGCTGGATTTAGTGGCTAAGATGATGGAGATCGCTGGGATATTAGTAGATGAAAGAGTATAA
- a CDS encoding glycosyltransferase, translating to MDTTITLCMIVKDEERHLKRCLDSVKDKVTEIVIVDTGSKDKTLAIAEEYTTKIHYFKWVDDFAAARNESLKYATSDYILVLDADEYLESDADLQKDIKSDCDYVLLKIYNDVSYGRAFTHTAVRLFANHRGLHYHNRLHEHLNVLGENTNYKSQHGKVIIHHTGYTDEIMQEKDKTNRNLPLMLQEVEENPDAYNLYNMGKTYLSINEHAKAIEYFQRAYPLSAGRMFLPELITKMCYCLGELKQYEDSLRILNDAVKVYPNETDMHYMQGRIFMDAGYIKDAEMVLKGCLDLGGDLGITVTEGTGGYMTRFVLAELYESRNQLDESYKYIVEVLQEKKTFAPGLSKYFEIVTKSNIPIDDVYRNIEQLYNISNINDLQLLLDVLYGLRHPLLNKFLTVYSITAQPNVAAAAMQYDKKYAEAKDIWMNMECVTEENGKDLLLLSFLLNDDELFNLAKPLLNLSRKEEKIIRKIIKKEIISSNKMTSYVEKILGDIVSHLLKLQEYECLQIILEYLAYTSLKSKVYSYSLLISYGFTEVAIDLLVKLFEEHPNNVEVIRLLGDVCLSCNYTQDAQLLYSKLLELIPDYGSYERCYKLYEKIDDRAGMSRIVESIKNKFPRSLLAI from the coding sequence ATGGATACGACAATTACTTTATGCATGATTGTTAAAGATGAAGAAAGACATTTAAAGAGATGTCTTGATAGCGTAAAAGATAAAGTAACAGAGATAGTAATTGTGGATACCGGATCGAAGGATAAGACACTAGCAATTGCGGAAGAATATACTACAAAGATCCACTATTTTAAATGGGTGGATGATTTCGCAGCTGCTCGGAATGAATCATTAAAGTATGCCACTTCTGATTATATATTGGTACTGGATGCAGACGAATATCTAGAATCAGATGCCGATTTGCAGAAAGATATAAAGTCTGATTGTGACTATGTTTTATTGAAAATATATAATGATGTTTCATATGGCAGGGCCTTTACACATACTGCTGTACGGCTCTTTGCTAATCATAGAGGGTTACATTATCACAATCGTCTACATGAACACTTAAATGTATTGGGTGAAAATACGAATTATAAGAGCCAACATGGAAAAGTAATCATTCATCATACGGGTTATACTGATGAAATTATGCAAGAGAAGGATAAGACGAATAGGAATTTACCACTTATGTTGCAAGAAGTGGAGGAAAACCCTGATGCGTATAACCTGTATAACATGGGGAAAACGTATTTATCCATTAATGAACATGCAAAAGCAATTGAGTATTTCCAGAGAGCTTATCCTCTAAGTGCCGGACGTATGTTTTTACCTGAGCTTATTACAAAAATGTGCTATTGCTTAGGTGAACTTAAGCAATATGAAGATAGTTTGAGGATTTTAAACGATGCAGTGAAGGTATACCCGAATGAAACTGATATGCATTATATGCAAGGCAGGATATTTATGGATGCAGGGTACATCAAAGACGCTGAAATGGTGTTGAAAGGTTGTTTAGATCTCGGTGGTGACCTTGGCATAACTGTTACAGAAGGTACTGGAGGTTATATGACCCGATTTGTATTAGCAGAGCTTTATGAAAGTCGAAATCAATTAGACGAAAGTTATAAATATATAGTAGAGGTTCTTCAGGAGAAAAAGACATTTGCCCCTGGATTAAGTAAATATTTCGAGATCGTTACTAAATCAAATATACCAATTGATGATGTGTACCGAAACATAGAACAACTTTACAACATTTCTAATATTAATGATCTACAGCTCTTACTCGATGTTCTTTATGGGTTGCGTCATCCCCTGTTGAATAAGTTCTTAACGGTTTATAGTATTACTGCTCAGCCGAATGTCGCAGCTGCGGCAATGCAATACGATAAGAAATATGCTGAGGCTAAAGATATTTGGATGAATATGGAGTGTGTAACGGAGGAAAATGGGAAAGACCTGTTGCTGCTTTCATTTTTATTAAATGATGATGAGCTATTTAACCTTGCAAAGCCTCTTCTAAACTTGAGTAGAAAAGAAGAGAAAATAATAAGGAAAATAATCAAAAAAGAAATAATTTCATCAAATAAAATGACTTCCTATGTAGAGAAAATACTGGGGGATATCGTCTCTCATTTACTTAAACTTCAAGAATATGAGTGTTTGCAGATCATTTTAGAGTATCTTGCGTATACTTCTTTGAAAAGTAAAGTTTATAGCTATAGCCTTCTAATATCTTACGGCTTTACTGAGGTAGCAATTGATCTTTTAGTTAAGTTATTTGAAGAGCATCCTAATAACGTGGAGGTAATACGATTATTGGGTGATGTGTGCCTTTCTTGTAATTATACACAGGATGCCCAGCTTTTATATTCCAAGTTATTAGAATTAATTCCGGATTACGGTTCCTATGAACGATGCTACAAATTGTATGAAAAAATAGATGATCGCGCAGGCATGTCTAGGATAGTGGAGAGTATTAAGAATAAGTTCCCTAGATCTTTGCTAGCTATCTAA
- the fliD gene encoding flagellar filament capping protein FliD yields MRVFGFGSGMDIDSIVKEIMTAKRAPLDKLKQQKQTFEWQRESYREVNSKLVDFKINKLAKYNKGEEMNPQKAVLTGNSTAISAKANADATPVPMEMYVEQLSTRTTITTTGITGSYANGYKSSTMLSALPGGTSNADPQGNYTLTIGDAEFIFNKDYSISQVLSRINADAGEKKANVVASFDELTGKLILSAKEYGDKKIGAVGGNLLSLFNAAPTDTLSITDGKTGIIHVKSEGEASFQKVEFNGNKTIINGINISLLSTSTEATSSKISVQVEPTKAIESIKSFINDYNELIEMMNKKTNEKTYRDFPPLSDDQRKEMSEDDIKNWDAKAKSGLLKNDTILAATILNMREIISANLGDLSKMGIDTGQYFEGGKLVLKSEDDLNKMFQNNPTFVTQLFQGTGEQKGIFSQISTKIDGQLQKLVDKVGTSKYSTSVTDVFKTNSIMGDMLKNYNKRIDNMTQRMNDLETKYYKQYAAMEQAMSKYNAQSTSLTNFISG; encoded by the coding sequence ATGCGGGTTTTTGGATTTGGATCTGGTATGGATATTGATTCAATTGTTAAGGAGATTATGACGGCCAAAAGGGCTCCGCTGGATAAGCTTAAACAGCAGAAGCAAACCTTTGAATGGCAGAGAGAAAGTTATCGTGAAGTAAATAGCAAACTGGTAGATTTTAAAATAAATAAATTAGCTAAATATAACAAGGGTGAGGAGATGAATCCTCAAAAAGCAGTATTAACTGGAAATAGTACTGCTATTAGTGCAAAGGCGAATGCTGACGCAACACCTGTTCCTATGGAAATGTATGTAGAACAGCTTTCTACGCGTACTACGATTACTACTACAGGTATAACAGGTAGTTATGCCAACGGGTATAAATCAAGTACTATGTTAAGTGCCTTGCCAGGAGGGACAAGTAATGCCGACCCACAAGGGAATTATACATTAACAATTGGTGATGCTGAATTTATCTTTAACAAGGATTATTCAATATCTCAGGTTTTATCGAGAATTAATGCTGATGCAGGTGAAAAAAAGGCGAATGTAGTTGCAAGTTTTGATGAACTGACAGGCAAATTAATTCTCTCTGCAAAAGAATATGGTGACAAAAAGATTGGTGCTGTAGGTGGGAATTTATTGAGTTTGTTTAACGCAGCGCCTACGGATACATTAAGCATAACTGATGGGAAAACTGGAATTATACATGTTAAATCTGAAGGTGAAGCTTCTTTTCAGAAAGTGGAGTTCAATGGTAATAAAACTATTATTAACGGAATAAACATCTCTCTTCTAAGTACTTCAACAGAAGCGACTTCATCTAAAATATCAGTTCAGGTTGAACCTACCAAAGCAATTGAATCAATTAAATCATTTATTAATGATTATAATGAGTTAATTGAAATGATGAATAAAAAAACTAATGAGAAAACATATAGAGACTTCCCTCCTCTATCGGATGATCAAAGAAAAGAAATGTCAGAGGATGATATCAAAAACTGGGATGCAAAGGCTAAAAGTGGTCTTCTGAAAAATGATACAATTCTGGCGGCAACGATTTTAAATATGCGTGAGATTATTTCTGCAAATTTGGGTGACCTTAGTAAAATGGGAATCGATACTGGACAGTATTTCGAAGGCGGAAAACTAGTTCTTAAAAGTGAAGATGATCTGAATAAAATGTTTCAGAACAATCCTACCTTTGTTACTCAGTTATTTCAAGGTACGGGTGAGCAAAAAGGTATATTCTCACAAATTTCCACTAAAATTGATGGACAGCTTCAAAAGCTAGTTGACAAAGTCGGGACATCTAAATATTCTACGAGTGTTACAGATGTTTTTAAAACAAATAGTATTATGGGAGATATGTTGAAGAATTATAATAAACGGATTGATAATATGACTCAACGTATGAATGATTTAGAAACAAAATACTATAAACAGTATGCTGCAATGGAACAAGCGATGAGCAAGTATAATGCACAATCAACAAGCTTGACTAATTTTATATCAGGGTAA
- the rfbG gene encoding CDP-glucose 4,6-dehydratase — protein sequence MNTNFWVSKKVLITGHTGFKGSWLSLWLQHLGADVYGYSSPVPVSEPHLYGIAQVSNNMDSTYADILDFQRLQSFIQKVRPEIIFHLAAQPLVRESYIDPVATFSVNVMGTVNLLEIARHTESVKVVINITTDKCYENTNNSIQGFMENDPVGGSDAYSASKACSEIVTSAYERSFYSDSGKFLSSARAGNVIGGGDWANDRIIPDIIRSIINKQPLNIRYPQAIRPWQHVLDCLNGYLLLAQSMWESGAKYIGAWNFGPGESSILSVAQLIEECNKHLENRLNVVYESNTQPYEATTLVLNSDKAAKLLDWNIMLPIHQSIEWTMEWYSDYMSNRLSDLTLRQICQYENINASRL from the coding sequence ATGAATACTAATTTTTGGGTCTCTAAAAAAGTGCTTATTACAGGACATACAGGCTTCAAGGGCAGTTGGTTATCATTATGGCTTCAGCATTTGGGAGCTGATGTATATGGATATAGTAGCCCAGTACCAGTGAGTGAACCACATTTATATGGAATTGCTCAAGTTTCAAATAATATGGATTCTACTTATGCTGACATCCTGGATTTCCAACGCCTGCAGTCTTTCATTCAAAAGGTTCGACCCGAGATCATCTTTCATCTTGCTGCTCAGCCTTTAGTCAGAGAGTCATATATTGATCCAGTTGCAACTTTCTCTGTTAATGTTATGGGGACGGTAAATTTGTTAGAAATAGCTAGGCATACTGAATCTGTCAAAGTTGTCATCAACATAACTACAGATAAATGCTATGAGAACACTAATAACTCAATACAGGGCTTTATGGAAAATGATCCTGTTGGAGGTTCTGATGCCTATAGCGCCAGTAAGGCTTGTTCAGAGATTGTTACTTCTGCCTATGAAAGGTCGTTCTACTCGGATAGTGGTAAATTTCTATCTTCGGCAAGAGCAGGGAATGTAATAGGAGGAGGGGATTGGGCAAATGATCGGATAATTCCGGATATCATTCGATCTATTATCAATAAACAACCTTTAAATATTAGATATCCTCAAGCTATTCGACCTTGGCAGCATGTATTAGATTGTTTGAATGGATATTTGCTGTTGGCTCAAAGTATGTGGGAGTCAGGTGCAAAGTATATAGGGGCTTGGAATTTTGGACCAGGTGAATCTTCAATTTTATCTGTTGCTCAGTTAATTGAAGAATGCAACAAGCATCTAGAGAATCGATTGAATGTGGTGTATGAATCCAACACGCAACCTTATGAAGCTACAACACTGGTACTAAATAGTGATAAGGCTGCAAAGTTGCTAGATTGGAATATTATGTTGCCCATTCACCAATCAATTGAATGGACAATGGAATGGTATTCCGACTATATGAGTAATAGGCTTAGCGATTTAACGTTAAGACAAATATGCCAATATGAAAACATTAATGCTTCTAGACTTTAA
- the hag gene encoding flagellin Hag — MIINHNIAAMNTHRQLGVNTANTNKSVEKLSSGLRINRAGDDAAGLAISEKMRGQIRGLDMATKNAQDGISLIQTAEGALNETHSILQRMRELSVQSANDTNTASDRGELQKEVNELAKEITRISNTTEFNTKKLLDGSAATGSGVTSAADLTFHIGANKGQNITLSIKAMDATTLKVSGASTANSSAVAGNGATTVDGIDISTQTAADAAITVINTAIETVSGERSKLGAYQNRLDHTINNLGTTSENLSAAESRIRDVDMAKEMMNQTKNNILAQAAQAMLAQANQQPQAVLQLLR; from the coding sequence ATGATTATCAATCACAATATTGCAGCAATGAACACTCACCGTCAACTGGGTGTAAACACCGCTAACACCAACAAATCGGTTGAGAAACTTTCTTCCGGTTTGCGTATCAACCGTGCAGGCGATGATGCTGCAGGTTTGGCAATTTCCGAGAAGATGCGTGGCCAAATCCGCGGTTTGGATATGGCTACTAAAAATGCACAAGACGGGATTTCTTTGATCCAAACGGCAGAAGGCGCATTGAATGAAACTCATAGTATTCTACAACGTATGCGTGAATTGTCAGTTCAGTCTGCGAATGATACTAACACAGCTTCTGACCGTGGAGAACTTCAAAAAGAAGTAAATGAATTGGCAAAAGAAATTACTCGTATTTCCAATACAACCGAATTTAACACTAAGAAATTATTAGATGGTTCTGCAGCTACAGGCTCGGGTGTAACAAGTGCTGCTGATCTTACATTCCACATTGGTGCCAATAAAGGCCAAAACATTACTTTGTCCATTAAGGCAATGGATGCTACAACCCTTAAGGTGAGTGGCGCATCGACTGCAAATAGCTCAGCAGTTGCTGGCAACGGAGCCACTACAGTAGATGGTATTGATATCTCTACACAAACGGCTGCAGATGCTGCAATCACAGTTATTAATACCGCAATTGAAACTGTATCCGGTGAACGTTCGAAATTGGGTGCATATCAAAACCGTTTGGATCACACAATCAATAACTTGGGAACGACTTCCGAGAACTTATCTGCAGCTGAATCCCGTATTCGTGATGTAGACATGGCTAAAGAAATGATGAACCAAACCAAGAACAATATTCTTGCACAAGCAGCTCAAGCGATGTTGGCTCAAGCTAATCAACAACCACAAGCAGTATTACAATTGCTTCGTTAA
- the hag gene encoding flagellin Hag: MIINHNIAAMNTHRQLGVNTANTNKSVEKLSSGLRINRAGDDAAGLAISEKMRGQIRGLDMATKNAQDGISLIQTAEGALNETHSILQRMRELSVQSANDTNTASDRGELQKEVNELAKEITRISNTTEFNTKKLLDGSASTGGAGADGKNLTFHIGANKGQNITLNINAMDAATLKVAGGGASNAATSSIVGAVATDGIDISTQTAADSAITVINTAIETVSGERSKLGAYQNRLDHTINNLGTTSENLSAAESRIRDVDMAKEMMNQTKNNILAQAAQAMLAQANQQPQAVLQLLR; encoded by the coding sequence ATGATTATCAACCACAATATTGCAGCAATGAACACTCACCGTCAACTAGGTGTAAATACTGCCAACACTAACAAATCCGTTGAAAAATTGTCTTCCGGTCTGCGCATCAACCGTGCAGGGGATGATGCTGCAGGTTTGGCAATTTCCGAAAAAATGCGCGGTCAAATTCGCGGTTTGGATATGGCTACTAAAAATGCACAAGACGGAATTTCTTTGATTCAAACAGCTGAGGGCGCATTGAACGAAACTCACAGCATCCTCCAACGTATGCGTGAATTGTCAGTTCAGTCTGCGAATGATACTAACACAGCTTCTGACCGTGGTGAGCTACAAAAAGAAGTAAATGAATTAGCAAAAGAAATCACACGTATTTCTAATACGACTGAGTTCAACACAAAGAAATTGTTGGATGGTTCTGCTAGTACTGGCGGTGCGGGTGCCGATGGAAAGAACCTTACATTCCATATCGGAGCTAACAAAGGTCAAAATATTACCCTGAATATCAATGCTATGGATGCTGCTACACTAAAAGTAGCTGGTGGTGGAGCAAGTAACGCTGCAACTTCATCGATAGTGGGAGCAGTAGCTACTGATGGTATTGATATCTCTACACAAACGGCTGCAGATTCAGCAATCACAGTTATTAACACAGCAATTGAAACTGTATCCGGTGAACGTTCGAAATTAGGTGCATACCAAAACCGTTTGGATCACACAATTAATAACTTGGGAACAACTTCCGAGAACTTGTCTGCAGCTGAATCCCGTATTCGTGATGTAGATATGGCAAAAGAAATGATGAACCAAACGAAGAACAACATTCTTGCACAAGCAGCTCAAGCGATGTTGGCACAAGCTAATCAACAACCACAAGCAGTTCTTCAACTGCTTCGTTAA
- the fliW gene encoding flagellar assembly protein FliW, whose protein sequence is MIIETLSWGKLEVTEEQVYHLSKGILGFDEKSDFAFIDIEDTPFWYLQSMEEKELSFLLGDPFAFYPSYEFELPDDETEELEIQSDVIVRCIITLKDQVDKSTINLLAPIVLNPGNRKGKQIVLHKSSYLTKHTLLSEQSVEDGKGED, encoded by the coding sequence TTGATTATAGAAACACTGTCTTGGGGTAAACTTGAAGTGACTGAAGAACAGGTATATCATTTATCCAAAGGAATTCTCGGGTTCGATGAAAAATCTGATTTCGCATTTATTGATATAGAAGATACTCCTTTCTGGTATTTGCAATCTATGGAAGAGAAGGAGTTGTCCTTTTTACTTGGAGATCCGTTCGCCTTTTACCCATCTTATGAATTTGAACTGCCTGATGATGAGACGGAGGAACTAGAAATCCAATCTGATGTTATTGTTCGCTGCATCATTACATTGAAGGATCAAGTAGACAAGTCCACTATTAATTTGTTGGCCCCAATTGTACTCAATCCTGGCAACCGTAAGGGCAAACAGATTGTTCTTCACAAATCATCCTATCTTACGAAGCATACCTTATTATCAGAGCAGTCTGTTGAAGATGGAAAGGGTGAAGATTAA
- a CDS encoding DUF6470 family protein: MLQPILQIRQTPAVIGIDADLGSFSITQPKAEVNISKTAGKWDIQTFKPELSIDQSRAWAAYNGGNMLEMNKRIYSGIQQLYLQGIARKVEQGNRMVEFFKPGNSIADVYGTDTEPNSFPEMRGPASFDNVDVRVKTRAPQIGFSPSKVNIKVNVHRPEIEYTRGKLDIYMQQYASLQFIPPEVDAQM; the protein is encoded by the coding sequence TTGCTGCAGCCGATATTGCAAATTCGTCAGACTCCCGCAGTAATTGGTATTGATGCTGACTTGGGTTCTTTTTCCATTACTCAACCTAAAGCGGAAGTCAATATATCTAAAACAGCGGGGAAATGGGATATCCAAACGTTTAAACCTGAACTTTCAATTGATCAATCGAGAGCTTGGGCAGCATATAATGGTGGCAATATGCTCGAAATGAACAAACGGATTTATTCTGGTATCCAGCAACTATATCTTCAAGGGATCGCCAGGAAGGTAGAGCAGGGGAACCGAATGGTAGAATTCTTTAAACCAGGTAACTCGATTGCTGACGTGTATGGTACTGACACTGAACCCAATTCATTTCCCGAAATGCGTGGTCCGGCATCATTTGACAATGTCGATGTGCGTGTAAAAACGAGAGCGCCACAAATTGGATTTTCACCTAGCAAGGTAAATATAAAGGTAAACGTTCATCGCCCGGAAATAGAATATACTCGTGGTAAACTTGATATCTATATGCAGCAGTATGCATCTTTGCAATTTATTCCTCCAGAAGTGGATGCTCAAATGTAA